The following DNA comes from Eubacteriales bacterium.
TTACTTTTGTTCAACAAATTATCTCGTAAAACCCCTCTTAATAGCATTTGAGGTGAAAAAAAGAGGATATCCTTTTCTGGAAAGCCCCTTATATATGTAACAGTTTCAACTCTTTTTTCTATAAGCTAGTCACCAATGACAGGTAGAATATCCTATGCTTAAAAATATAGGCTTGTCCTCTGCCTTGGCCTTTTTAAACGCTTCTTTACCCCAAGGATACCAGTTTACCGGATTATACGCATGCTGAAGAAGGTAAGGTGATTTCTCATCTATTAATTTATTTGGTGTTTTGTTATTACCAATCATGGCGTCACCTGCTTGTATGTAGGATTTTAATAATTTTAGTATTATCTTATCATAATTAAATAATGCAGTTTATAAATTTTAGATGGAATAAAGAAATAGATTATTTATTAGAAACTTTTAAAATTAATAGCCTGTTTTCGTAAATTGTTCCAAATTAAGCAGATATTTATCCCTTTAGAAGAAAGCGTCACTGTGAACGTATGTAGCTCCATCCTTTTTCCATTATATCGAATCATCCTCATTAAGCGCTAGCTTTGCAGCCGGAAACGGCTCCAGTGCACGTGGAAGAATCCCCATCACATATGCTATAAGCACTCCGTAATTCGTTATGAAAACTCCCTGTTCACGTGCCTTTTCTACTCGGTACTGCATCTCTCTGCGCCCCAGCATACAGCCTCCGCAGTGGACTATTACAGCATACTCAGTTATATCCTTAGGATAGCAAGCTCCAGATGCCCATTCAAACTGTATGTCCCCGCCCGCAATCTGGCGTATCCAGCGCGGTATTTTAACTTTGCCGATATCATCCGATTGCCGGTGATGCGTACATCCCTCTACAATCAATACCTTATCTCCCGGAGCCAGCCTTTCAATACGCCTTATCCCCCGCACCATTTCCGCAAGGTCTCCTTTTTGCCTCGCGAACAATATGGAAAAAGAAGTCATCGGGATACTGTCCGGTGTATCGGCTGCCACCTTTAAAAATGCCTGCGAATCTGTTATGACCATAGCCGGCGGATCTTTAAGGCGCTCAATTGTCAGCTTTAATTCGTGTTCCTTCGTTACTATTGCCATCGCATCGCACTCTATTATGTCGCGGATCGTCTGCTGTTGTGGTAAAATAAGCCGGCCTTTAGGTGCAGCTTTGTCTATTGGCGTAACCAGCACTACCATATCCCCAGAATGAATTAAATCTCCTACTAACGCAGGCTCTACATCCTCAAAATTCGAATTTGCTACAATCTGCTTTTTAGCCTCGCCGATACCAAACCCAGTCTGTGTGCTGACGCAGGCAACAGGTATGCCAACCATTTGTTTAATCTTTTTGAGATCAGCCGCAGATGGAGCTTTACTGTCACATTTATTAAGTATTAAAATGCTATTAATCTTACGACGCCTAAGCTGCTCTATAAATTCTATTTCAAGTTTCGTAACACCCATATTCACGTCCACGACGACCAGAGCCAAGTTACATTTTCGCAGCACTTCATATGTCTTCTCTATGCGCAGTTTACCAAGATCGCCAATATCATCCAGCCCCGCAGTATCAATAAATACTACCGGCCCAAGTGGTAAAAGTTCCATCGTTTTGTAAACCGGGTCTGTCGTCGTGCCTGCCACCTCAGATATAACTGCAATATCCTGCCCCGTAAGTGCATTTATAAGAGAGGATTTCCCGGCATTTCGCTTGCCGAAAAGCCCTATCGCAAATCTATTCGCCATAGGCGTTGCATTCAAGTCTTGCATCTTATTTCTCCTTAAATCTGTCAGGCGATGTCAGCCTTTCAGGCCTGAATATTTCGTCTAGAGTCTTTTCATCCATTAGTTGTTTCTTAAGCACCACTTCACGTACTGTACGGCCCGTTTTTTGACATATAGCCGCCACTTCCGCCGCTTTATCGTAGCCAATATATCCTGTCAACGCCGTTGCGAGTATATAGCTACCGTATACTTTACCCGTACACTGCTTGATGTTGGCTTCAATACCACTAATACACCTTTCAATGAACAAAGGCAGCATATTTAATAGCAAATCTAACATTTCCAGCAAATTTTTAGCAATAAGCGGCATAAACGCATTAAGTTCAAGTTGCCCGGCCTGTGCTGAAAGCGTTACCGCCATATCATCTGCCATTATCTGAAACGCGACCTGGTTCATGGCTTCGCAGATTACTGGGTTGACCTTCCCGGGCATTATAGATGAGCCAGCCTGTACTGCCGGTAGCTTGATTTCGCCAATGCCAGCAAGTGGCCCTGATGATAACAACCGCAGATCATTTGCAATCTTGTTTAAACTCACTGCCGCTGCCTTTAATAGACCTGATACCTCGACGAATACATCGCAGTTCTGCGTTGGGTCTATCATAAATTCAGCGCGTGCAAGGCCTATGCCAGTCAGCCTTCTTAAACGCTCTATCATAGTAAAAATATATTCCTTTGGTGCATTTAGCCCTGTGCCAACAGCAGTGCCGCCGATACCCACCTGGCGGAGCCTCTCCTCAGCTTTATATAGCCTCCACCTGTCCCGTGCAATCGCCTGAGCCCATGCACCGAACTCCTGCCCAAGAGTCACCGGAACTGCGTCTTGCATCTCCGTCCTGCCGACTTTGACGACCGTCGAAAACTCCTCTTCCTTCTCCTGCAGCGCTGTCTGCAGCATTGCAAACTGTTCGGTCACTGGCTTTAAGAGTCGTATCGCTGCGATACGCACTGCCGTTGGGAATACATCGTTAGTAGACTGGTGCATATTAACGTGGTCCAGCGGATGTACGATAGAATAATCGCCTTTTTTCCCCCCAAGCTTCTCTATTGCACGGTTTGCAATAACCTCATTTACGTTCATATTGGCAGATGTTCCTGCCCCGCCCTGCATAGAATCTACTACAAACTGGTCTGATAGCTCCCCTGCAAGTATCTCATCGCATGATGTAATAATAGCATCAGCAATCTCTTTATTTAACGCCCCAATATCACGGTTGGTAATAGCTGCTGCCTTCTTAACGGTCACCAGCGCACTTACTAATTCGGCGTGAATAGGTGTCCCAGTAATATTAAAATTTTTTATAGCACGCTCCGTATGGATACCGTAATAAGCATCGTCTTCAATTGAAAGCGTACCAAGCATATCATGTTCAGTTCTCATCGTTGCGTACCTCTTTTCTGTAAATCGATATGATCTCCTCGGGAAAAATCCGGTATAAACCCGGCCGACTTAATTCTGCGTGAAAGGCAGGCAAGGCACTCTGCCGCCTCCTCTCCGGTACAGATCTTATTGTCGTATATGGCATAGTCCTTACGATGTGCCAAAGGAGAAAGATTGGGCATAACTACGTTCGCACCTGCCTTCATCCCTTTTTCACGCCCCAACGGGTCTACGGTGCCTAACGCGGTTGTAACCGGCAGCAATACCTTAGGCAGCATAATCCTAATCAGCGGAAGCATCTTAAGCGTATTACTGCTGTTTGGCTTGCAAAACCCGGCAAACCTCGTATCCTTATGTGGTATAAACGGCCCGATACCTATCATATGCGGCTGTAAACCTCTTAAAAAAATCAGATCCTCCGCCAGCGTTTCATACGTCTGGAAAGGTGAATCCACCATAAATCCGGCCCCAACCTGATACCCTATTTCCTTTAAATCATAAAGGCAGCGCTTACGGTTTTCAAGGCTTAACTCCGGAGGATGAAGCCTTGAGTAGTGCTGTTTGTCTGCCGTTTCATGGCGTAGCAGATATCTATCTGTACCCGCTTCAAACAAACGTTTATAAGAATCTTTGCTGCGTTCCCCAATAGAAAGCGTAACCGCACAATCCGGGTAATTCGCCTTGATTCGTGATATTATCTGGCACATACGCTCATCTGTAAAATATGGGTCCTCACCGCTTTGCAGCACAAAAGTGCGAAACCCTAACGCGTAGCCATCTCTGCAGCTTTTAAGCACCTCATCTTCTGAAAGCCTGTATCTTGCGGCATCTGTATTACTCCTGCCAAGGCCGCAATAATAGCAGTCGTTTTTGCAGTAGCTTGAAAATTCTATCAGGCCTCGAAGATATACCTTCCTGCCATAATATATTTCCCTAATATCGTTCGCAAAACAACAAATCGCTGATAATTCCTCTGTCCCGGCTTCTTTATAAAAAAACCGAATCATTTTTGCAAGCTCTGCTTTTGTAGCAGCGTTCATCCACGCTGAAAAGCTATCTTTATTATCTAGCTTAAAATCCATCGGCGCCTCCTATAAGCGCAGATCACGTTCGCCGTTTTCCAGCCTCTTTAAGTTCTTTTGTATAGCATCATATATAGGCTCGCCCTTGAATTGTTCGACATGCTGCTTTAGCACCTTCTCGCCTTTTGCTTTGGTTTCTTCAGTCGCATAATCTAAAAGGTATTCTTTCAATGTAAAAATAGCGTTTGGAATACAGAAATTATGCACGAACTTGGATTTAGCTACCTTCATGAATTCCTCACCTGTACGCCCTGCACGGTAGCACGCAGTACAGAAGGAAGGTATGCAGCCCATGTCGCATATCTCTCCTATAACATCGTCCAGCGTCCGTGAATCACCTATGGAAAACTGCTCTGCGTCCGGTAGCTCATTAGCTTTTTTAGATTTAACATAAGCGCCGACGCCGATACGTGTCCCCGCATCTATTTGTGATACGCCAAGAGGTATAACCTCACGGCGGACACTTTCCGGTTCACGTGCGGTACATATCATGCCGGTATAAGGGACGGACAGCCGCAGTATTGCAACAAGCTTTTTAAAATCACTGTCGCTGACCGCATATTCTGGATGATCTGAAAACGGAGTCCCTGTAGCAGGAGTTATACGCGGGAACGAGATAGTATGCGGCCCTACGCCGTTAAATGTTTCCTCCAGATGTATGGTATGGTATAAAAGCCCCATGACTTCAAAACGCCAGTCGTACAGCCCGAACAATACGCCAATACCGTTGTCATCCACCTTAGCCTCCTGTGCCCTGTCCATGCTGTAAAGGCGCCAGCGGTAATGCCCTTTGATAGTGCCTTCCGGATGCATCTCGCGATACGTCTTATGATGGTACGTCTCCTGGAATACCTGGAATGTGCCAATGCCGACTTCTTTTAGCTTTTTTAGTTCTTCAACGGTCAGCGGTGCACAGTTAATATTTGAGCGGCGGATCTCGCCGTGCTCAGTTTTGGTTGCATAAACCGTCCGTACCGCATCACAGATATAATCTATGTTTGTCTTAGGTGATTCCCCAAAAACGAGGATCGTGCGCTTCTGCCCTTCCTCGATCAAAATACGCACTTCTTCAGCTATCTCATCCATGTTAAGGGTCTTGCGCTTCATTGCGGTATTGCTGGACCTGAAACCGCAGTATTTGCAGTTGTTTGCACATTCATCGCTTATATATAACGGTGCGAAGAAAACTATGCGGTCTCCATAGACCTCTTCCTTCAACTTATGCGCAAGCTCATACATTTCCTGTATCGTGCTCTCATCCTTATTCTGAATTAGTATCGCTGTCTCCTCAGGCTCTAGGCGGATACATTGCTCAGCCTTTTTAAGAACCTTCCGTACGTCCTCTTTAGAAGGGTTGCTCCACTTATTGAGCTGCGCCCATATCTTATCATCGTCAATAAAATCGTGGTCGAGCTTATCGTATTGTTCAAACTCTTTCTTATATTTGTCTAAAAAATTCATTGCTGTTCTCCTTTCGTTTACCAAATCAACGTTTGGTAACCATCGATTTTACGGTTGTACCGCTTATTCTTCCAAGTTTTCCGGTAAGGGCGCTTATTTCATCGTTGCTCCCGTCTACAATCAGAGTGATTACAGACACCCCGCGTTCCCTGTATGGGATACCCATTCGGCCGACAATTAACGCCGCGTATTCATGCAAAATGGTGTTTACATGCTCAACGCTCTCCATGTCTTCAATAACAATACCAACGACACCGATTCTTTTTTCCATATTACGTTACTTCCTTTCTAAATTCTAAAATAAAAAGCTCTCTTTTCTATACGAAAAGAGAGCATATCGACACTTACATATAACCACACATGCCGGATGCGCGCCTTTCCGTTCAGAAATACCCAACGGTCAGGTAATAAATTGAGCCCTATCTCATCAGGCTTAAGCGAGAAGAGATATTGCAAATGTTTTTCATTTAGATTTTATCACTATACTTATATGCCGTCAAGAAAGAAACTGTATACTGCTAAAATCTAAATCTCCGTTTTCTTTAATAAACTCCGGGTCTGCATGTACATATTCTATTTTACCGACAAACATTTCATGCGAACCGGTTTTAATTGAGTCAACTATACGGCATTCGATATTTACCGGACAATCCTCAAGTATTGGTGCATTTATCTTGACTGCCTCACCCATCCGTGCTCCAGCAGATTTAAGCTTTTTTCATCCCTGCCGCTATGTGACCTAAATAATCGAACAGTTCTTTATTTGCCTTGCACGTCAGATTCACCACAAAACATCCTGACTCCTTAATAAGCTTATATGAATGGCGCGAAGGAACGATACCTACCATCACCATAGGAGGGTCATAGCTGCAGTTGCAACAGTACGCAACTGCCAATGCATTGTTTTCTCCGTTAGTTCCTCTGCAGGAAACAAGAACGTTTGGCCTTGGTTGAATACATGATTTAAAATTTGCTGGTTTCTTATTCATTGATACTTTTCCTTTCACTCTTATTTTGCAGCTCCGTTGTAAGCCTGTTCCAAAGCTGTTTAATCTCATTAGCTACTTTTTCTATACCAGCCTCTACAGGCGTTTTAAAAGACTGAAGCGCTTTTACGATTTTCGGTTCAAACGGTATATGGCCAATAACAGGAATGCCATTTTCCTCACAATATGTTTCAATTTCAGCGGCGATATCCGCGTTCAAATCGTGTTTGTTTATACATACATAAGCGGGTATAGAAAAATGCTGTGTCACTTTAAGAACCCTTTCTAAGTCACTTTGTCCGGATTTTGTTGGCTCACACACAGCAACGACGGCATCTGCTCCCGTAATAGAGGCAATAACCGAACATCCGATGCCAGGTGATCCGTCTATTATCGCCCACTCCTCGCCGCTAATAAAGGCGAACAGGTTTTCCTTAACTTCTGACACAAGCTTACCAGAGCCTTCTGCGCCTATATCAAGCAACGCATGGGAAAATGTCCCTCGCTCCGTACTGTCTACGTATGTCTCGCCTGTTTTTACTTCCAGCAGCGAAATCGCATCTACAGGGCAGGCCACCGCGCATGCTCCGCATCCCTCGCACTTCATCGGCTGTATCTCAATATTCTCAGTAATCGCATCAAACCGGCATACCTCGCGGCACTGCCCGCATGATATGCATTTATTAGGATCAATGGCTGCCTGTTCTGCACCATAGTAATCGTTCTTCTGGATGCGTTTCCCGTTCAGCAGCAGGTGAAGATTTGGCGCATCTACATCGCAGTCTGCCATTATCTTATTACGGACAAGCAGGCTAAGTGAAGCCACAATCGTACTTTTTCCTGTTCCTCCCTTTCCGCTTATAAACACAATCTGTTTCATGGCTCACCGCCTCCCTTTATCTTATCATATAGCCAAACAAATTCTTCTCTCAGCTCTTTTAGCATTTTTATAGGGAGTATGCCTTTTGAGTAGCACTCTGCGATTTCGCGCATATACGGAATTTCCATTAATACGTCAATACCTTGCTGTTTACAATATTCCTGTATGCTTTGATCCTCCTGCATAGCCTTATTTATTACAATACCGAAGGAAATCCCCATTTTTCTCACCAGTGAAACGGCAATCTTTAAATCATGTAGTCCAAAGGGCGTAGGTTCAGTTACCAATATGCAGTAATCGCAGCCGTCTATTGTCTGTACAACTGTACACGAAGCACCAGGCGAACAATCTAATATCACAGGAATATCTTTACGCAGGTACTGCTTTAATTTACGTATAATCGGGATCGTAATAGGCTCTCCTATGTTGAGCCTCCCTTGAAGAAAGCTTCCATCACCGCCGGCTTCCACTACCCCGATTTCTCTTTCAACTTCCGATATGGCTTTTTTCGGGCAGGCGATTACGCATGCGCCGCAATGGTGGCAGACCTCCGGAAAAATCAACACCTTATTTTTGACAACGGCTATGGCATTAAACCTGCAGGTCTTGCCACAAATACCGCATCCATTACATTTAGTTTCATCAACTTTTGGTACGAGAACGTTTACAGGCACAGTATGCTCTATTTTAGGGTTCAAGAATAGCGCACCGTTTGGTTCTTCTACATCGCAGTCTACATATTGGCTGCTTTTAAGCGAAGCGGCAAGGCTGGCTGAAACCGTTGTCTTACCAGTGCCTCCTTTTCCGCTCAAAACTGCGATCTTCATTATTTTTCTCCCATTCCAAAGTGTGATGGTACTGCCGTGTTTATTTTCTCAAGCGCTTCTTTTTTTAATAGTTCCACATTTTCTTTTACACAATCAGCATTCCCCTTATATATCTCGATACCGGCTGCTCTGAGCACATTCATAGCATTAGGTCCTACGTTTCCTGTTATAACCGCCTCTACGCCTTTATCTGCAACCAACTGTGCAGCGGATATACCTGCCCCTCCCGAAGATACTGCTGCTATGTTATCAATAACTTCATAATTTAAAGTTTCGGTTTCAATAATGATGAAGTTAGCCGCCCTTCCGAATCTTTTATCCATTTGGCTTTCCATTGTATTACCTTTTGCAGATACTGCAATTTTCATTTAATCTCTCCTTTCGTTCATATCATAACCATAGATTTATTGTCTTATGACCACAACCTAATTATATCCAATTATGAGCATATGTCAATAACATTTTTGGTCTAAATAAATGGTCTAGCGATATAATTTGCATTTTCAATTGCTGTGTAAACAAAAAAGCACTGCTAACAGTGCTTTTGATTTTTCAGGAAATAAAATTTGTAATATAAAACCTGCTTTATTGTTATAAAATACACTAAAGCAGGTTAATAAGCTATATTATGGGGTCGGCGATGTCGTTGGTGACGTAGTTGGTGACGTCGTCGGCGATGTCGTCGGTGATGTCGTTGGTGGGACCTCAGCCGGATCTGGGCCGTTTACATAAGTCGTTCCGTTTATCGGCCTCCATTGGTAATAGGTAAATTTCTCGACATTAAGTTCAGTTCCGTCAAGTGATAAAGTATGTTTATATGTCTGCGCTTTTCTACCCGGCCGTGCTTCGGCGTATACTACAGATCCTCCTTCCGGAATTGGAGTTCCATCATATGATACTGTTGCATTATAAACGTAATTCATAACTGGAGTGTTGCCATACGCTCCCAAGTTGTCCGATGTGTATGTAAGTATAACATCTCCATATTTATCGTCTACAACTGTTTGCCCGTATATCTCAACCGTTACATTTTTATCCTTCGGGTTTATATAAGATACGATATATATAGGTGTGCTTTGATTATTCTTTATCTTTAAATCAGGTGCACCGGAGCTTATAGTCGCATCCAGCCCAAGTGGAATATAACCTGATATTATTGAATGGTGGGTAGAATCTGTAATTTCCAAATCTGACCTTATCGCAGCATTATAAAGCGTACTAGAAATCTGGCAAACGCCGCCGCCCGGTTGATCGGTATATCCACCGTTTTCTATACCTGCTGCTGCTTTCCAGCCCGCAGCTAATGTTCTGTTCCCTGCCGTATCGTTTATAGACCATTCTGTATCCGGTTCAATCACCTGGCCGTTTATAATGCCGGACAGCTTTGCAACGTTCCATGTTCTTGTTGAAGTCGCATGTGTCGAATAACTAGACGTCCAAGATGAAATCAGCTGCGTAGATTTTTTTACGTCTTCTAAGGTTACATTAGGCTCGGTAACTTCGGCATCCACTTTTATAGTAGAAAAATCGTTCTCTTTAACCGCGTTTAATACCTCGTTTATTATGGTGTTCATATCAACAGAAAGCCCTGTTACCGCATCCGTATACTGAAAACGTGATATCTTTGCATCGTTCGGTATATAATCGTCTACATAGGCAGTGTTTTTCCAATACTCATATCTATATTTATTAGGCATCTGGTCTGCAGAAATCGTTACAAGATTCGGGCGTTCCCACGTTTTGCCGCTAGCGGCGGCTTCTATCATAGTTTGTTCGTCTTGCTCGTATAAGGTTCCGTCTGCAAGATATCCCCATGGCGCAAAGACAGCAGTCGCATCCTGCGCTTCTCTATTAAATTCATCTTCCTTGGCCAAAATTGCAGCTTTAACATCTTCTTCTACAGCAACAGCTTTAACTATAAAGTCT
Coding sequences within:
- a CDS encoding DUF255 domain-containing protein, whose protein sequence is MIGNNKTPNKLIDEKSPYLLQHAYNPVNWYPWGKEAFKKAKAEDKPIFLSIGYSTCHW
- the hydF gene encoding [FeFe] hydrogenase H-cluster maturation GTPase HydF: MQDLNATPMANRFAIGLFGKRNAGKSSLINALTGQDIAVISEVAGTTTDPVYKTMELLPLGPVVFIDTAGLDDIGDLGKLRIEKTYEVLRKCNLALVVVDVNMGVTKLEIEFIEQLRRRKINSILILNKCDSKAPSAADLKKIKQMVGIPVACVSTQTGFGIGEAKKQIVANSNFEDVEPALVGDLIHSGDMVVLVTPIDKAAPKGRLILPQQQTIRDIIECDAMAIVTKEHELKLTIERLKDPPAMVITDSQAFLKVAADTPDSIPMTSFSILFARQKGDLAEMVRGIRRIERLAPGDKVLIVEGCTHHRQSDDIGKVKIPRWIRQIAGGDIQFEWASGACYPKDITEYAVIVHCGGCMLGRREMQYRVEKAREQGVFITNYGVLIAYVMGILPRALEPFPAAKLALNEDDSI
- a CDS encoding aspartate ammonia-lyase, translated to MRTEHDMLGTLSIEDDAYYGIHTERAIKNFNITGTPIHAELVSALVTVKKAAAITNRDIGALNKEIADAIITSCDEILAGELSDQFVVDSMQGGAGTSANMNVNEVIANRAIEKLGGKKGDYSIVHPLDHVNMHQSTNDVFPTAVRIAAIRLLKPVTEQFAMLQTALQEKEEEFSTVVKVGRTEMQDAVPVTLGQEFGAWAQAIARDRWRLYKAEERLRQVGIGGTAVGTGLNAPKEYIFTMIERLRRLTGIGLARAEFMIDPTQNCDVFVEVSGLLKAAAVSLNKIANDLRLLSSGPLAGIGEIKLPAVQAGSSIMPGKVNPVICEAMNQVAFQIMADDMAVTLSAQAGQLELNAFMPLIAKNLLEMLDLLLNMLPLFIERCISGIEANIKQCTGKVYGSYILATALTGYIGYDKAAEVAAICQKTGRTVREVVLKKQLMDEKTLDEIFRPERLTSPDRFKEK
- the hydE gene encoding [FeFe] hydrogenase H-cluster radical SAM maturase HydE, producing MDFKLDNKDSFSAWMNAATKAELAKMIRFFYKEAGTEELSAICCFANDIREIYYGRKVYLRGLIEFSSYCKNDCYYCGLGRSNTDAARYRLSEDEVLKSCRDGYALGFRTFVLQSGEDPYFTDERMCQIISRIKANYPDCAVTLSIGERSKDSYKRLFEAGTDRYLLRHETADKQHYSRLHPPELSLENRKRCLYDLKEIGYQVGAGFMVDSPFQTYETLAEDLIFLRGLQPHMIGIGPFIPHKDTRFAGFCKPNSSNTLKMLPLIRIMLPKVLLPVTTALGTVDPLGREKGMKAGANVVMPNLSPLAHRKDYAIYDNKICTGEEAAECLACLSRRIKSAGFIPDFSRGDHIDLQKRGTQR
- the hydG gene encoding [FeFe] hydrogenase H-cluster radical SAM maturase HydG yields the protein MNFLDKYKKEFEQYDKLDHDFIDDDKIWAQLNKWSNPSKEDVRKVLKKAEQCIRLEPEETAILIQNKDESTIQEMYELAHKLKEEVYGDRIVFFAPLYISDECANNCKYCGFRSSNTAMKRKTLNMDEIAEEVRILIEEGQKRTILVFGESPKTNIDYICDAVRTVYATKTEHGEIRRSNINCAPLTVEELKKLKEVGIGTFQVFQETYHHKTYREMHPEGTIKGHYRWRLYSMDRAQEAKVDDNGIGVLFGLYDWRFEVMGLLYHTIHLEETFNGVGPHTISFPRITPATGTPFSDHPEYAVSDSDFKKLVAILRLSVPYTGMICTAREPESVRREVIPLGVSQIDAGTRIGVGAYVKSKKANELPDAEQFSIGDSRTLDDVIGEICDMGCIPSFCTACYRAGRTGEEFMKVAKSKFVHNFCIPNAIFTLKEYLLDYATEETKAKGEKVLKQHVEQFKGEPIYDAIQKNLKRLENGERDLRL
- a CDS encoding iron-only hydrogenase system regulator, whose translation is MEKRIGVVGIVIEDMESVEHVNTILHEYAALIVGRMGIPYRERGVSVITLIVDGSNDEISALTGKLGRISGTTVKSMVTKR
- a CDS encoding flavin reductase family protein; translated protein: MGEAVKINAPILEDCPVNIECRIVDSIKTGSHEMFVGKIEYVHADPEFIKENGDLDFSSIQFLS
- a CDS encoding flavin reductase, whose protein sequence is MNKKPANFKSCIQPRPNVLVSCRGTNGENNALAVAYCCNCSYDPPMVMVGIVPSRHSYKLIKESGCFVVNLTCKANKELFDYLGHIAAGMKKA
- a CDS encoding ATP-binding protein; the encoded protein is MKQIVFISGKGGTGKSTIVASLSLLVRNKIMADCDVDAPNLHLLLNGKRIQKNDYYGAEQAAIDPNKCISCGQCREVCRFDAITENIEIQPMKCEGCGACAVACPVDAISLLEVKTGETYVDSTERGTFSHALLDIGAEGSGKLVSEVKENLFAFISGEEWAIIDGSPGIGCSVIASITGADAVVAVCEPTKSGQSDLERVLKVTQHFSIPAYVCINKHDLNADIAAEIETYCEENGIPVIGHIPFEPKIVKALQSFKTPVEAGIEKVANEIKQLWNRLTTELQNKSERKSINE
- a CDS encoding ATP-binding protein, with product MKIAVLSGKGGTGKTTVSASLAASLKSSQYVDCDVEEPNGALFLNPKIEHTVPVNVLVPKVDETKCNGCGICGKTCRFNAIAVVKNKVLIFPEVCHHCGACVIACPKKAISEVEREIGVVEAGGDGSFLQGRLNIGEPITIPIIRKLKQYLRKDIPVILDCSPGASCTVVQTIDGCDYCILVTEPTPFGLHDLKIAVSLVRKMGISFGIVINKAMQEDQSIQEYCKQQGIDVLMEIPYMREIAECYSKGILPIKMLKELREEFVWLYDKIKGGGEP
- a CDS encoding NifB/NifX family molybdenum-iron cluster-binding protein; the encoded protein is MKIAVSAKGNTMESQMDKRFGRAANFIIIETETLNYEVIDNIAAVSSGGAGISAAQLVADKGVEAVITGNVGPNAMNVLRAAGIEIYKGNADCVKENVELLKKEALEKINTAVPSHFGMGEK
- a CDS encoding VanW family protein, encoding MDLLKNIKINKKVLITVGSVFSVLLIAFIVLFVITPSESEAAVSNRIALNGITVNGIDISGMTKEEALEATSELPDQVLNDLEINIDVDVEVINFTAKDLGFTTDYDDVITSAINYGNTGSLFTRWMETNTAKSKGKDFIVKAVAVEEDVKAAILAKEDEFNREAQDATAVFAPWGYLADGTLYEQDEQTMIEAAASGKTWERPNLVTISADQMPNKYRYEYWKNTAYVDDYIPNDAKISRFQYTDAVTGLSVDMNTIINEVLNAVKENDFSTIKVDAEVTEPNVTLEDVKKSTQLISSWTSSYSTHATSTRTWNVAKLSGIINGQVIEPDTEWSINDTAGNRTLAAGWKAAAGIENGGYTDQPGGGVCQISSTLYNAAIRSDLEITDSTHHSIISGYIPLGLDATISSGAPDLKIKNNQSTPIYIVSYINPKDKNVTVEIYGQTVVDDKYGDVILTYTSDNLGAYGNTPVMNYVYNATVSYDGTPIPEGGSVVYAEARPGRKAQTYKHTLSLDGTELNVEKFTYYQWRPINGTTYVNGPDPAEVPPTTSPTTSPTTSPTTSPTTSPTP